Within the Fusarium musae strain F31 chromosome 11, whole genome shotgun sequence genome, the region CTTAAGCACTCTCCTCGCAAGCTGAATAGCAGCACTTCCtacaccaccacctccattTATCTTAGGAAATAATGTCAGTTCAACACCGTTATGTCGAAAGCTGTCCCGAGCTTACGATCAAGATACCAGTCTGCTCCTCAGGCTTGACCTCCATCCTTCGATACAGCGACTGATATGCTGTCATGAAAGTCAAGCCGAAGCTCGCAGTATCAACGAAATCAAGGTTTCTTGGCTTTTTGGCGTAGGCTAGTTCGCTTATGAGTTGATACTCTGCATAGCTCCCCTGATCAGTCGATGGGCCTACCCAAGAGACTTCATCGCCGACTTTGAAGAGTTGGCAGTCAGGCCCGGTTTTCTCTACTACCCCGGATCCGTCGAATCCGATGATATGAAAGTCCCTTGGGACGTGGTTATAGTAGTCTATCAATTTGTCAGTCTTACTCTGATGGTCCGAGGTGGTGGAATTACCGGGCGCATCGTCATAGGTTCCTGATCGAACCTTGTGATCAATCGGGTTGACAGAACAGGCCTTGACCCTGAACAGCATAAGTACCTCTGAATCTAAATGGTACTGGAACTATGGAACAAACTTGACGACGACCTGCCGGCCCGTGGGATCCGAAGGCTTCGGGACGTCTCGCGATTCGAGGTTATCGATCGGGCCGTACTTGGAGACTCCGATAGCTTTCATAGTAGCCATGATGCAGTTCAAATAGACAGAAATGGTCGGCAATTGAGAATCCGCGACTTTAAATACATTGGCTGAAGTCCTGGTACATTCAGAGGGTGAAAGCTACGTTAGAGTAGTGAGAAGTATTTGTATCCTTAACCGTCATGACATAAGTTAGAGTGGAGCTGAACGCATCATAATGCGGGTATACCTGCACGATCCTGTCATCATTAAATCATGAGAGATCATAACTTGGATTACAAACAATTTACATGTGTTGATTATTACATCTAAACTAATATCCGAGAAATGATACATCGAAAACCAAGCTCAACCATATTAGAGCTTTCGCCTCCTAATCCGAGCCGCGACCTTTCCCTTGGGCGGGATAGTTCCAAACGGAAAGTAATCCATGTTCGGCCTGACCTTACTCGCCGCTTCGGGGTCAACAAGTTCAATGTCAAACGCACGTAGAGCAACAGCTACGGCAGCCATGAGTTCCTGTTTGGCGAAGAATCGACCAGGACACATTTTTGTTCCACCACCGTAAGGATACCAATATCCCAGCGTTCCATCAATAGTAGGCCGTGCTTTACGGTCCTCCTCTGAGGTTTGCTTTGTAGGCTTTTCGGCGGCAGCGGTTGGACGAACGGGGCCGCTGGTTGGATCATTCTCGTAGATGAGGAACCGCTCTGCCCAGAACGATTCGACAGGATGCTCTTCAATTCCACCAGGTTGTACATGTCCAGTGTTCCAAAAGTCGGGATCGTGGCCGCCAGCCCATGATGAGGAGAGCATGCCGACGCCCTGCTTCAGCTGCCACTTGCCGAATTTGAGATTGGGGATGATAGAAGTTCGACCAACGGGTGAAGCAACGCGAAGACGTAATGTCTCGAGATAGATAGAATTGATCAAGGGGCCGGAGCAGAGCTTTTCGATATCGAAGGATAGAGACTTGTCGATGAATGAGGGCTGCATCTCGGACATTACTCTGTCCTTCAGGTCCTTGTCGAGGAGGATATCAAGGAGGATCCACATGCCGGCGGGAATGGCATTAGCATTGACCCTGCAATTAATTAGTGAAGCCCATATGTGAGAGGACAATCCGGGGTTGGTGTTGTTAGTGATTGACTTACGCCCACATTAGCCCCAGGTCAAGAGCAGCGCCACCTCGCGGGGTCAACCCAACGCTCTGGAACATCTTTTGTCTAGCGCTCATCAATTTCGTTCCAAACTCTGGTGTCCAATCCATCTTGATAACGCCGTCTTCATCAGTAAAGTCAAATAGCTTGTTTCCATGTTCATGGTACTTCAGCACGCTCTCGACGCACTTGTCTCTGGCTGCATAACTTCCCGGAACAAGCCACCTGGGCATGCGCTTGAATAGGCTGGGCAGACGATAGTCAAACAACCAGAAGTCTTCAAggaagcttggtgagattTCGAGAAATTTGTCGCCGCACAGAGCAGTTACTGCAGCGCGGAAGAGATTGTTCTTAAGCCACTCGTAAAGATCATCGACCTCAGTCCACTCATTCTCACTCAACCTGGTGTCTTTCTCAATAATATCAGAGTAAACCTCGACAAACTTTGCAGTCATCGAATTCAATGGCCCTCCTGTCAAAAGAGCATGCAAATCACGATGCTGAACAAAGTCAAACCTCTTCAGCGGGTCAACATGTCCAAACTGAGAATCGTCATCAACATAAATCGGCATATCACACTCGGGCAAGCCAAACGCATCTCGAACAGTCATGACACCAAGAGATTTGGTGGTCAAATGTCGCGACGCCTTGAAGAGCTCGATGATAGGCTGGCCATGAGGAATAAAGTACATGTCCTCTGCGCCGACAAAGATACGTAGCGGGACATTTCCGAATTTGGATCTTGGCGGCCGATCAGTGCATGGCCAAGCCTTGGCGGTCCGGGGGAGACTTACAGAATAGACGATAAGAAGCCCTCAGTGTAAAAAGCGAAGCCAATTGTGTTTCCTACATAAGGAATCCAGTACGGAACCCTCGGGGGCTCTCGTGCGCTTTGGCCATGCTGATATCCCTTGTTGCCGAAGGAGGTGAGGATGTATGTCACGATGAAGGGGAGAATGGCGAGGCTGACAAGTTTGAGGTAGGCTGTTGTCTCAGTCGCGGAGGCGGGATTGGCTGCGGTGGTCTTGGCATTCATTGTGAAACGGCGAGAGGCGTTGAGTGGGTTGAGATTGGATGCTGACATTGGTTGATGCATGCATTTTGACCGCCATCAAAAACCAAAGATGTGATTGGTGAAGTGGGAGATTTGATGTAACTTACCGTGGAGGGTTAGCGCGTACGGTAAGTTACCTGGGATGCGATGCTTGATGCGAAGTTGGATACCCTAAAGCATATGAGCTGTGAATGAAATCATGTCTTTATCACGGCGGTACATGACTTGACCTGTCAATCTGGGGTAATAAACGATAGGATTTATTTTCGTTAGTTATGGAAGATAACACAAAGGCATGTGTAATGATTATCGCACAAGCATGATGGGGAAAACTCTGGACCCCAATCATCATCCTAAATGGTAACCAACGTATCAACCGCCAGAAGTTAGCAAAAACTCCCGCATTGATGTGTTGAGCCCTCTTGACCGGCCAAGGAATCATCGTCTAGGTTTTCCTCTTACCAGCTTTATGCTGTAGCGATTAGTCAGTCATTATGGTAtaatgtctaagttgtgagcTAAATGTGTTATATGCAGCTGAGGCTTGTGAGTGAGAGCTTATCCCAGTAGAACCCTCTTGACATCGCTTAAATCCCGATTATTCCCAGTAGACCTATCAACGGCATGATTCCAGAAGCAATCCTTCCCGCCGACAAGCTTGGCATGTGTCTTCTAGTCCCCTCAGGGAGTATCCGTAGCCATGACTAATTCCGCAAACTCAATACCTAATAACCTCCCATTTCCGTTTTACAAGTATGCAACCTTCCATCTCGTCCCATTCCACAACGCACTTTTGTCCTCCACATCGCGTGATCCATCCAACAAAAagtccatcaacaccaacaaacatCCCCATGATCCCCTCACAGATAAGATAGTGAATGCCGTTATCCGTGCGTGACCCCACAGCGTGCCCCTGAGTAACTTCCCATATCGGACTAATCGCATCTTGATCTGCATACGGGATACGGAAAATGCCCCCAATCGAGAAGTTCGGCGCCAGGAACCCCGGAGGCCTTTTGTCCAACACCGAGTCCTTTTGTGAATCGACATCTCCATTTCTTTGCCGTGTTATCCAGAGGCGCTTGAACTTGATAAGTGATAAGAAACAGAATATGTAGATAAATGAGCCAAATTCACAGACATCACAAGTTCTGTCTGTCATCCAGTCTCTGGTCTTGTCAAGTCGTTCTTTTGTTCTGCTAGGTGCTCTACGTCACCATGCATATCTCCTCCCAAAACCTGGTCCTCGCCTTATCGGCGCTCCCTTCAGCATTTGGCAAATCCTTCTCTCACCATGCCGAAGCTCCTCAAGGCTGGCAGGTCCAGAAAACCGCCAAAGTCGCTTCTTCCAACACGCAGCACGTCTTCAGTCTTGCACTAACCCTGCAAAACGTCGACCAGCTTGAATcaaagcttcttgacctctcCAGCCCCGACAGCGCCAACTACGGCAACTGGCTGTCCCACGATGAGCTCACAGACACTTTCTCCCCCTCCGAGGAGGCTGTGGCTAGTGTGACCAAGTGGCTCAAGTCAAAGGGCATCAAGCACTACAAGGTCAACGGTGCTTTCATCGACTttgctgctgatgttgagaaggcgAATACGCTTCTTGGAGGTGATTATCAGTACTACACCAAGGATGGTCAGACAAAGCTGAGAACGCTGTCTTACTCTATCCCTGATGATGTCGCTGGTCACGTTCAGTACGTTGATCCTAGCACAAACTTCGGTGGCACCGTTGCGTTCAACCCCGTGCCTCACCCATCGCGCACTCTCAAAGAGCGCAAGGTGTCTCCCTCCAAGAGCACCGTTGATGCTTCTTGCCAAACAAGCATTACACCCTCTTGCCTCAAGCAGATGTACAACATCGGCGACTACACTCCCGATGCCAAGTCTGGAAGTGAGATTGGTTTCAGCAGCTTTCTCGGCCAGGCCGCTATCTACTCTGACGTCTTCAAGTTTGAGGAGCTGTTTGGCATTCCTAAGCAGAACTACACCACTGTTCTTATCAACAACGGCACTGATGATCAGAACACTGCACATGGAAACTATGGGGAGGCTAaccttgatgctgagaacATTGTTGGAATTGCTCATCCTCTCCCTTTCAAGCAGTACATCACTGGAGGTTCACCGTGAGTTCCATTAGTTCTATGTCAGGATTAGAGTTACTAACGTACGCAGACCTTTCGTTCCCAACATCGATCAGCCTACCGAGAAGGATAACCAGAACGAGCCTTATGTGCCTTTCTTCCGTTACCTCTTGGGCCAGAAGCATCTTCCTGCCGTCATCTCCACTTCCTacggtgatgaagaagacgtaAGCTCCATCATTTCGTTTGGTATAAGCGCCATCTAACTCTGAACAGAGCGTCCCTCGTGAGTATGCTGAGCTCACCTGCAACATGATCGGTCTCCTTGGCCTCCGAGGTATCAGCgtcatcttctcctctggTGACATTGGCGTCGGTTCCGGCTGCCTTGCTCCCGACTACAAGACCGTCGAGTTCAACGCCATCTTCCCCGCCACATGCCCCTACCTCACCTCCGTCGGTGGTACCGTTGATGTCACCCCCGAGATCGCCTGGGAGGGATCGTCCGGTGGTTTCAGCAAGTACTTCCCCCGCCCCAGCTACCaggacaaggccatcaagaagtACATGAAGACTGTTTccaaggagaccaagaagtACTATGGTCCTTACACCAACTGGGAGGGCCGAGGTTTCCCTGATGTCGCAGGACACAGTGTTGC harbors:
- a CDS encoding hypothetical protein (MEROPS:MER0078639), which gives rise to MHISSQNLVLALSALPSAFGKSFSHHAEAPQGWQVQKTAKVASSNTQHVFSLALTLQNVDQLESKLLDLSSPDSANYGNWLSHDELTDTFSPSEEAVASVTKWLKSKGIKHYKVNGAFIDFAADVEKANTLLGGDYQYYTKDGQTKLRTLSYSIPDDVAGHVQYVDPSTNFGGTVAFNPVPHPSRTLKERKVSPSKSTVDASCQTSITPSCLKQMYNIGDYTPDAKSGSEIGFSSFLGQAAIYSDVFKFEELFGIPKQNYTTVLINNGTDDQNTAHGNYGEANLDAENIVGIAHPLPFKQYITGGSPPFVPNIDQPTEKDNQNEPYVPFFRYLLGQKHLPAVISTSYGDEEDSVPREYAELTCNMIGLLGLRGISVIFSSGDIGVGSGCLAPDYKTVEFNAIFPATCPYLTSVGGTVDVTPEIAWEGSSGGFSKYFPRPSYQDKAIKKYMKTVSKETKKYYGPYTNWEGRGFPDVAGHSVAPDYEVIYNGKQAPSGGTSAAAPVWAAIVGLLNDARFKAGKKSLGWLNPLIYKHGPKVLTDITGGYAIGCDGNNTQTGKPEPAGSGLVPGARWNATAGWDPTTGYGTPNFQKLKDLVLSL